TCGGAACCAGACCGCTTTCGACAATCGCTTTCACCATCGCCTGGGTGACCTGCGCAGTAGCGGTAGCCGGTTTGATAATGGCAGGCATCCCCGCAAGCCAGGTCGGGGCAAGTTTTTCCAGCATTCCCCAGCAGGGGAAGTTAAACGCATTGATGTGTACGGCGACGCCGGACTTTGCGGTCAGGACGTGGCGTGCGGCAAACCCCCCATCTTTCGACAGCGGGATCAGCTCATCTTCCGGCCAGAGTGTGTCGTCCGGTAACTCGCGGCTGCCCATACTGGCGTAGGCGAAAAGCGTGCCGATCCCACCTTCGATATCCACCCAACTGTCTGCCCGCGTCGCCCCCGTTTCTGCCGACAGGGCATAGAAATGCGCTTTCAGGCTGAGCAGATGTTTTGCCACCGCTTTCAGCATGGCGGCACGTTCGATAAAGGTCATCGCGCGAAGGGCTTCACTGCCGTGCTCAATGGCGTAACGGCGTGCGGCCGCCATGTCCAGGCCCTCGCTGGTCACGCTCCATAGCGCTTCGCCACTGATGGCGTGATGAATGTTGCGTTCACGGCCCCGGCCAGACTGCCAGACGCCGGATAAGAAGCTGGCTAACTGCTGCATCGCTTATCTCCAAGTGTTACGTAATTTCACTATAGATAGTTTGATCGCGAATCATAAAAATCAAGCGATGTTTTAATGATTTGTTAACGTTGTGATCTTGGGGGATGAAATTACCTCCCCGGGATACCTTCCGGAAAGCCAGTTAGCAAAAGCCTTGCGAGCGACATCACAAAATAAATAAACACTTCTTGGGGTTATATTTAACCTTTGTGTAACTTTTAAGAAAAGAAGTGATTCGCAATTTTGCATTAATCAGTAGTTTAACGAATCATAAAGGTGATGGTGTGAACCCGGAACAACGCTTTGAGCAATGCATAGCACAAGAGACGGCCATTGAGCCGCAGGACTGGATGCCTGACGCCTACCGCAAAACGCTGATTCGCCAGATTGGTCAGCATGCGCATTCGGAAATCGTCGGCATGCTCCCGGAAGGGAACTGGATCACGCGCGCACCGTCCTTGCGCCGCAAGGCCATTTTGCTGGCAAAAGTTCAGGATGAAGCCGGACACGGTTTGTATCTCTACAGTGCCGCAGAAACCCTGGGCTGTGCCCGCGAAGACATCTACCAAAAGATGCTCGATGGCAAGATGAAATACTCCTCCATCTTTAATTATCCGACGCTGAGCTGGGCCGATATCGGTGTGATTGGCTGGCTGGTGGACGGCGCGGCGATCGTCAACCAGGTTGCGCTGTGCCGTACCTCATACGGCCCTTATGCCCGCGCTATGGTGAAAATCTGTAAAGAAGAGAGTTTTCACCAGCGTCAGGGGTTTGAAGCCTGTATGGCGCTTGCGCAGGGCTGCGAATCTCAACGCCAGATGTTGCAGGATGCCATCAACCGCTTCTGGTGGCCGGCACTGATGATGTTCGGCCCGAACGATGACAACTCGCCGAACAGCGCCCGCAGCCTGGCCTGGAAA
This sequence is a window from Enterobacter sp. RHBSTW-00994. Protein-coding genes within it:
- the paaA gene encoding 1,2-phenylacetyl-CoA epoxidase subunit PaaA: MNPEQRFEQCIAQETAIEPQDWMPDAYRKTLIRQIGQHAHSEIVGMLPEGNWITRAPSLRRKAILLAKVQDEAGHGLYLYSAAETLGCAREDIYQKMLDGKMKYSSIFNYPTLSWADIGVIGWLVDGAAIVNQVALCRTSYGPYARAMVKICKEESFHQRQGFEACMALAQGCESQRQMLQDAINRFWWPALMMFGPNDDNSPNSARSLAWKIKRFGNDELRQRFVDNTVPQVEMLGMTVPDADLHFDEQSGHYRFGEIDWREFDDVINGRGICNHERLAAKRKAWEDGAWVREAALAHAEKQHARNVA